From a region of the Basfia succiniciproducens genome:
- the lipB gene encoding lipoyl(octanoyl) transferase LipB, which translates to MEQKLIIRQLGIRDYQKTWHEMQEFTDNRTDKSADEIWLVQHPSVFTQGQAGKAEHLLRSTAIPVVQSDRGGQITYHGIGQQIMYVLIDIKRLKTQGRDISVRQLVSALEQSVINTLADYGIESYAKADAPGVYIDGKKICSLGLRIRRGCSFHGLAFNINMDLEPFHSINPCGYAGLEMVQLADFVSPQEADCDKVSPKLVEHFVTILGYNKQQIFNIKE; encoded by the coding sequence ATGGAACAAAAATTAATTATCCGTCAACTCGGTATACGGGATTACCAAAAAACCTGGCATGAAATGCAGGAATTCACCGACAATCGCACTGATAAAAGTGCCGATGAGATTTGGTTGGTTCAGCATCCCTCCGTTTTTACGCAAGGGCAAGCGGGCAAAGCCGAGCATTTACTCCGTAGCACGGCGATTCCCGTTGTGCAGTCGGATCGCGGCGGGCAAATTACCTATCACGGAATCGGTCAGCAGATTATGTATGTGTTGATCGATATTAAGCGGCTTAAAACACAGGGGCGGGATATTAGTGTCCGCCAACTGGTGAGTGCGCTGGAACAATCCGTTATCAACACGTTGGCGGATTACGGCATTGAAAGTTATGCAAAAGCGGATGCGCCGGGCGTTTATATTGACGGCAAAAAAATCTGTTCGCTGGGGTTGCGTATTCGCCGCGGTTGTTCTTTCCACGGGCTGGCGTTTAATATTAATATGGATCTCGAACCTTTTCACAGTATTAATCCTTGCGGCTATGCGGGGTTGGAAATGGTTCAGCTGGCGGATTTTGTTTCACCTCAGGAGGCGGATTGCGACAAAGTTTCGCCAAAATTAGTTGAACACTTTGTAACAATTTTAGGCTATAATAAGCAACAAATTTTTAACATTAAGGAATAA